GAATTGGAGTTTCTACTTCAACATCCTCTAATGGAAGATCCCGAGTAATTTCATAAGCCATTAAAGAACCTACTTCATTAGTAAGCTGTCTAAAGTCTTTAGAACCCGTTCTCTTATCTCTAATAAAAGATAATTTGTGTTGGATCAATGGATGATCAAATACATGAACTTTTGACATAATTATAGTTCTCCTTTGTTATATTATTATATTTATTTTACTCTAATTATTTCATTTTAACAAGGGATATCCGAAAATATTTTACCTCCTTTAAAAAATATTTTTTTATTAAAACTCTTATATTACTAGACTTCTATTATAGAAAATATTACAATAATAAAAACAAGATAAACGGAGACTTTAACATGCAAAGAAAAACATTTTTAGGGATATTTTTACTTACTAGTATTTTCTACTATATTATTCCACTACTTTTTTTGAAATTCTACAATGGCACTAGTGATAAAGCTGGTTTCATTTTAATATTGGTTTATGGATTCACTTCATTTGCTATAACACTATTAATATCATACTTTATTCAAAGAACTATATTTATACCCGTATTAAGTACTATTCTAGCACTTCCTTTATTTTTCATCTTTAATTCAAGTGCTCTAGTTTTATTACTTATTATAATAGTTTTTTCATTTATAGCTTATGGTCTATCATCATTATTTAAATAATTAAGGAGAGCATATGACAATATTCAAACGTAATTTAATAATAGCTACAGGTATATATTTACTTTTTTATCTTACACCTATTTTAGCTAATCCTTTTATGGCTTTAAATTTATTAGAAGCAGCTATAGTTGGAATCTTAATTTTCGGTGGATTTTATTTAAGTTATATATTCATGTATACAAACAAAAGCAAACTCGATGAACGTACTAAAAGTACAATAATTACAATTTTAGTACTATTAATAGCATTACTGATATTTTTTAATCCTTTTAAATTTCCAACATCATTCAATATTATTATAAATAAATACTTAGCAATTCTAATTCTGATCTGACCCCAAAAAGTTAGACTTAGGATAGCGTAATAGTTATAATGACTGTTACGCTATCTTTTTTATATTTATACAGTCATATGTTTTATTCTATATTGCTTAGGACTTAACCATCCTAGTTTCTCTTTTATTCTCTCTTCATTATAGTATTTTATATATTTTTCAATAGCTAATTTCAGTTCCCTATAACTATTATATGTTGTTCCATAGTATATCTCTTGTTTTAATATTCCGAAGAAATTCTCCATTATCGAATTATCCAAACAATTTGCTTTTCTAGACATACTTTGGTAAATACGTTCTTCTTTTAACCTTTTCGAGTATGCCTTCATTTGATAAGCCCATCCTTGATCAGAGTGGAAAGTTCTCCTATAAGGGGATTTAGCTGTGACTTTAATAGCTTTTTCTAGCGCATCCATTATATTTTTAGCTGATGGGCTCTCACTTATACTATAGCTTATTATCTCACCATTATACATATCCATAAATGGATCTAAATAAAGTTTCTTTACTACTAATTTACCTCTCTCATTAACTTCATAATATTTAAATTCAGTTGTGTCTGTAGTGATTTTTTGATGTGGAATATTAGTATTGAATCGTCTTCTAATTCTATTCTTAGCTGTTTTTCCAATTTTCCCTTTATATGAATTGTATTTTCTACTTTTTCTAGTGAATGATGTAACCTGTAAGTCTAATTTTTGTATAATTCTTTGAACTTTCTTTTTATTTATTATATATCCTAAATTACGTAACGCACCATATATACGTCTATAACCATAATCTTTGTTATTCTTTCTTATTTCTAATATTTTCTCTTCAATTTCTTTATCTGGATTAACTCTATCGAATCTCTTCTGCCAGTACATATATGTTGCTTTTGGCATTTTCGCATATAAAAGAAGGTCTTTAAGTATGAATTCTCCTCGGAGACTGCTTATAATTCTCGCCTTCTTTTCATTTCTGCTTCTTCCGCTAAACGCAGTCTCCTCGCTTCTTTTAAAAATGCATTTTCTATCCTTAGTTGTAGTAATTGATCTTCTAATTCTTTTACATATTCTTTAGATATATTATCATTTGTGGTTTGACTTGTTGTTTCCTTACTTAACTTTTTAGGTGATTTAGCCATTAAGATTTTCCGACCTTTCCTTCGCTCTCTCAATGCATCAGGACCAGCTACTCTAAAGCGATTAACC
This is a stretch of genomic DNA from Gemella haemolysans. It encodes these proteins:
- a CDS encoding IS3 family transposase gives rise to the protein MRRSITTTKDRKCIFKRSEETAFSGRSRNEKKARIISSLRGEFILKDLLLYAKMPKATYMYWQKRFDRVNPDKEIEEKILEIRKNNKDYGYRRIYGALRNLGYIINKKKVQRIIQKLDLQVTSFTRKSRKYNSYKGKIGKTAKNRIRRRFNTNIPHQKITTDTTEFKYYEVNERGKLVVKKLYLDPFMDMYNGEIISYSISESPSAKNIMDALEKAIKVTAKSPYRRTFHSDQGWAYQMKAYSKRLKEERIYQSMSRKANCLDNSIMENFFGILKQEIYYGTTYNSYRELKLAIEKYIKYYNEERIKEKLGWLSPKQYRIKHMTV